A stretch of DNA from Kiritimatiellia bacterium:
GGAACCCCCACCGTGCCGGCGGAGGACGGCGGCGGGTGGATATGTCCGCACTATGCCGTCATGGCGGGAAGCCTCGATGGGCCCGGCCTCGAAACGTTCCTTGTCCGGCTGCGCGAACTCGGCGTGTTGCAGCCGCTGATCGGCGTCCCGGAAGGCGTGAAGGCCGGCCACGCCGGAACGACGCCGGAACGATGGCACAGCGCGCAGATCACCCTGAACACCTTCTTCCATGTCGCGGGACTCTACCACACGATCCGCGCCCGGGACGGCGGCGCCGACGTTGTGTATGAAGCCGTGCGCACCGATCCCCGGTGGCGCGCCGCGCTGGAGGTCCTGTTTCCATGACCTGGCTCGCGAGACTACCCGTGGGAACCCGCCCGCGTCGCGCTCGGCCGGCCCCAGGGCCGGCCCGCGGGACCGCCGTCTCCGGACGCCACGAGGAGGTCACGAGGAGCCCGGCAGGGACGAATCGCCTTTTCCCGGAGCAATCATGGACGCCCCATACTTCGGCACGAGGAGAACCGTGTCCTAGACGCTTTCGCGGCGAGGCTCAATACTGTCGTCAGAGTAATAAAACCATGAGCGACACGCACCTGTTGAACGCGCGGCGCGGCGACCGGCCGCCGGGCATAATCCCGGTGGCGGCGCCAGCGCTGACGGCCAGCGCGGACGCGAGCGCATGGCATGCCACGTACAACGGATAAGGCTCCATGACGGAAAAATCAAGGTGCGGGATGGCGGCGGTGGCGGTCGTCATCGCGCCGGCGGCCATCGCCGCGGCGCGCAGCCGCGGGGGCCTGCCCGGCGTGCTTTCGGCCCTCCGCGAGTATCCATTCTGGTTCTGTCTCCAACTGGCCGGGGCGCTGGGGCTGGCCCTGCTGATCGCGTGGGCGCTCTCCGCCGTGGGCTTCCTCGCGCGCCGACTCCTGCGCGACCGGCACGGCCCGGGCGGCGAACGCCGCCGGCTGGTTCTGACCGCGGAGAGCGTGATCGCGGGCCTCGTGTTCATCGGGCTCGCCCTCGGGCGCGATGTGACGCATACGTATCACTCCCCCCATAACGCGAGCTGCATCGAGCTGCGCCGCCCGGCCTGGATCGAGACACCGCTCGGCATGAGCTCGGGCTCCGATTGTTTAGTCCCGGTGATCATGACCTTCCGTGACGAAACGGGGCGGGCCACGACGCGGCACGGCAGCGAGTTCAAAAACGATGATCCCGTCGAACTGCTCGCTGGCCGCTCCATCCGCTGGAGCACGGGCGGCCCGCCGCGCGCCATGGTCGGACTGATCGAAGCACAGGGCTACTTCTTCTTCCCCGACGACGTGCAGGATGAGCATCAGGATCCGCCGGCCTCCGCGATGGACGCCTTCCTGCGCGGCGAGCCGATCGCGCAGGTGAATCAACTGATCCGCGACGCACGAAGGAGCGACCCATGATCCCGTTCAGCGGTCTGCGCGCGGGCCTCCATCCGTACTCCCGCCTGGGCGCTCCGAGCCGGGCGAGGAGGACACAGGGAGGCGTCGGCGCGGTTTTCCGCGCGATCTCCGGCAAAGAGCCCGGCGGGACAAGGAGGGTGGATGCAGTGACGAATGGATCGGACTCGTTCACACTGGAGCCAGGATATAAACAGATGAGCGACATCTACCATCTCGTGGCGCGGCTCGGTGACCGGCCGGAGGTCGTGATCCCGGTCGCGGAACCGACGGCGCTGGTCGTGGAGAACGGCGCACCCGCCGGCCGGCCCTGGCAGCCGCCCGGCTCCGGGTCGGAACTGTGCGTCGCGGCGCCGGGCGCCGGGCCCGGCCCGCTGGCCGTCGCGCGCGCGGCGTCGGCGCGGATGCTCTGGAACGGAGAGCCCGCCCCGCTCCTCGCGGAAGGCGCCGAGCGGGACGAGTTCATCTTCCCGCGCTTCGACCTGGCGGTGCACGTGACGGTCTTCCGCGAGGCCACGCTCCGGACCGCCACGGAGGCGCTCGCGGGCCGGATTTGCCTGCTGTGCCGCGCGCCCCTCGTCCCGGGCTCGACCGTGTACCACTGCGCCTGCGGCGTGGTGCTGTGCGCCGAACGGGGCGGCTGCGCGGCGGACGCGAAGAACTGCCCGCGCTGCGCGCAGCCGGTTACCCCTTCGACGAAAGGCTGCTTCACGCACTGGCCGCCCACCGAGGAGACATCATGATCGCCCGGGAAACATCACAACCGCTCGCCGGACCCTTTGACCGCACCCGCCGTTTTCCCTCGATCGTGGGCGCGCCGGCCGATCCGGTCTCGCGCCTCGCGGCGCTGGGCGTGATCGTCGCCGGCTGCGGCAGCGTCGGCCTGACCCTCGTCCTGCACCTGGCGCGGCTGGGCATCGGCCGGCTGCTCTGCATCGACGGCAAGAAGATCAAGCCCGAGAGCCTGCTGACCCACCCGGTCACCGCGGCGGAGCTCGGGCGCCCGAAGGCCGAGGTCGCCGTCGCGCTGGCGGAGCGGGCCAACCTGGAGGTGGACGCCCGCGCGTTCGTCGGCCGACTGGAGCAGCAAAGCCTCTACGACCTGCTCGGCTACGATTACCTGGTCGCGGCCGTGGACCATCCGCGGGCCGAGCTGGCGGCCGGCGCGGTCAGCCGCGCGCTGGGCATTCCCCTGCTGCGCCCGGCCGTCCACGGCGAGACGCTGACCGCGCAGGTGCAGTGCTTCGGCAACCGGGCGGAGGCGGACCCGTGCCCGGGCTGCCTGTTCGGGACGCGGGACTGGCGCGACCTCGACGCCGGGCGGCGTTTCGCCTGCGACGGCTCGGAACTGCCGCCGGGGACGGAGGCCCCGACGATGAGCCTGCCGAGCCTGTGCAGCCTGGCCGCGGACCTGTGCGCGCACCAGCTACTGCGCGACGCGCTCGCGCTCGGGCAACCCGTGCGGGACACGGCGATCTCCTACTCGGCGCTCGCCCACCGCGCGCTCGTCGGCCGGCTCGCGCGCGCGCCGGACTGCCGCGCCGCGCACCGCGTCCTGAAACCCGTGAAGATGCGGAAGCCCCTCGCCGCGTGCACGCCCGCGGATCTGCTCGAGGCCGCCGCGCTGCCGGCGGAGGCCGCGTACCTGGCCGTGGACGACGACTTCGTGTTCGTGGAGCTCGCGCACTGCCGCTGCGGGCGGGACCTGGCGCCCGGCCGGTTCACCCGGCAGCCCGACGCGCTGCCGGGCTGCGCCTGCGGCGGCCTGGCTGCCGCGGTCGGCATCGGGACGTGCCGCGAGGCACCCTTGCGCGATTGGGCCGCGCGCCGCGCGGTCCCGCTGGCCGCGCTCGGTGCGGCGGAGGCCCGCTACGCCGTGCTCACGGCGGGGCCGGACGGCGTACTGCTCCACGGCCCGGGAAAGGAGCACACGACATGAAACTGAACGCGCTGGACCGGATCGAGTTCGACGCCGCGTCGATGAAGAGGATGGATGACGCCCGCCGGAAGATCGACGCCTCCACGACCTGGGGGCGGCGCAAGCTGGCGGAATACGGCGACGTCGTGAAGCTGGACCAAGCCGCGCGATACCGGATGAAGCTCGCGGACTGCCAACTGGCGGCCGCGCCGCTGCACATGATGGTGGCCATGAACGTGCCCGTGCCCCGGACGCCGAACACCGACGGCGAACTGCGCACGGGCGAACTGGCGGTCCTGGGCATCGTCTATCCCGAGGATGTGCTGCGGCAGCCGCTTCCCGGCTCGTTTTTTGTCGAGGTGCTGTACCCGCCGGACGTCTTCCATCCGAACTGCGCGCCGGGCCCGCGGCAGCAGTTGTGCCTCGGCGCCGTCATGCCGCGCGGCATCCCGGTGCGGGAAATCCTCCTGCTCTCCTACGCCGCCCTTTGCGGCCAGAGCGTGACGATCGACTTCACCGATCCCGTGGGCGTGCTCAACCTGGAGGCCTGCCGGTTCTTCGAGGCCCATCCGGCGGCCCTGCCGCTGACGACCGAGCCGTTCCTGCGCCGCGAGGAGAATGCCGATGCCTGATGCCCGTGTCCAGATGCCCGCCCGGCCCGTCCGCGCGCACCGGCCCGCCCGGCGCGGCGCTACGCTCCACCGGGAACCCGGCGGCTGGTCGCGGCTGATCCGGCCGGCCGCGGCGCGGGAGATCTCGCTGGACCGGGCGGCACAGCGCCCGGCCCTGTGGCGGCCCATCCTGTCGCCCAATCGCCGACGGGGTTCATGGGCGGCGGACTTCCCCACCCTGCGGCTGGACTCCGAAGATCACGCCGTCCTGGCCGACTGGCTGCGGGCCGCCTTCTCGGCCGCGCCCGCGGCTCCCTCTATGTGGACCGCGCCCGCGGAGACGGACCTGGCCGAATGGATCCCGCCCGCTGCCCGGACGCTCCGGTGCGGCCGGGAACTGCGCGAGCTTCGCGTCCTGCGCGAAGAGCACGCGCTCGTGCTGCGCGTCGCGCTCGCGCCGCCGTTTCCGGCGACGGCGCCGGGCGGGGCGTTGGCCGAGCGGATGCTGCTGGACTGGCAAGAGCGAGTTCGAATGGCGCGCATCGTGGCGGACCCGACGGAAGGGTTCGTCGCCGAGACGGACCTGACGGGCGCGCCCGCGGCCGTGGCGGAGTTCCTGGTTCAAGCGGCCGCGGACTGCCTTCGGCATGCCGTCGGCCCGATCCTGCCCGCGCTGCGGCGGCTGCGGGAAAATATGCCTTGGCTGGCCGGCATCGCCTTCCTGTGGGATCGGCCGGCCTTAACGGAAGACACCAACCGGAAAAGGAGAAAACCATGACGGAAATGATCAGGATGAAAGCCACGACGCTGGACGGCGACGCGAGTCTCGAGATGGACGTCGCTCCCACGGCGCAGACGAGCGAGGTGATCCAGTCGTTCACCTCCGCGTTCCAGCTCCCGCAGAACGTGCCGTGGAGCTTCCACCGGTCCGACACGGGCGAGTTCCTGGCCGCGACCGACCGGCCCATCGGTTCGTACGTGGAAGCCGATCACAGCCGGATGCTGGAAGTCACGCTGACGCCGAACCCGAAGGCGGCGTAGCCGGGGTGAGGCCGGCCCCGGGCGCGGGCCCGGGGCCGGAGGAGCCCGGAAAGGAACCATGTCCGCCCGTCTGGAATTGCTGGACCAGGCCACCGGCCGCGTGCTGCTCGAGCGCCCGTTGCAGCCCGCCGACCTGGCGCTGTGCGGCTCGGAATTCTGGCGCGAACAGTTCCTGCGCCGCGGCCGCCCGGACGTGACGTTCGAGGATCTCGACCTGGCGCTCGTGCTTGGGCGCTTCGTGCCGGGACTCGACCGGGGCTTCGCGCTCCGGGGCCGCGTCCGGGATTCGGCGGAGCCCTGGGCCCGCCTGGAGTTTCTGCCCCCGGCCCTGCAGGTCGTGTGGCTGGAAATGACCGCGGCGCTGATGAAGAGCCGGCCGGCGGACCCGGACGCCCGGGTCTCCGGCCGGATCGTGATCGATGCCAAGGGCCTGCCGCTCGGCGACGCCTTCCACCGGCCGGGCGTGACCTACCGGCCGCCCGGGTTGCTCCGCTATCCCTTGCGCCGGTTCCCCGAGCCGGCGAACCGCGAGGCCCCCTGGCCGGCGCCGTTCCCGGTGTACTACCTGGCCGGCGCGCGCGAGCGCGCGGAGCGCTTCGCCCGGCTCGGCGCGGCGCAGTCGCCGCCGGTGGAGACCGGATGCTTCCTGCTGGGCCATCCATGCTCCTGTCCCGAAAGCGGCGAACTGTTCCTGGTGATCACGGAGGCCCTGCTGATCGAGGGCGCGGAAGCCGGCCCCTACCACATGGAAATGACCGGCCGCGCGTGGGCCTCGCTGCAGGCGATCCTGCGCCGACGCCGCGAATCCGGGTCGGTTGCGCGCCCGGTGGGGTTCGCGCACGGGCACCCCTTCCTGCCGGGGATGGACGCCTCGGCCTGCCCGGACTGCGCGCGGCGGAAAGAATGCGACGTGACCTCCGTCTTCATGTCGGAAGAAGATCGGCGGTGGATGGCCTCCGTGTTCGCGCACCGCAGCCCGTGGCAGGTGGCGCACGTCTTCGGGCTCGACGCGCGCGGCGGCCCCGCCGAGGGGCTGTACAGCCTGGAGGGCGGCGCCTGGGAGGCGAGGACGTACAACGTGATTTCGCGGCGGCCCGAAGATTTTCCAATCCACCCCGGGGAGGATGCATGAAAAAGCGCGACCGCACGACGCTGGGCGACCTGTTCAGCCTGGCCCCGAAGGAAACCGACGCCGCCACGCGGCTGGAGGAGAGCATCGAGGAATACGAGCAGCGCAAGGAGGAGTTGAGGTCCGGCCCGGCGCGGCCCGCCGTGTTCCTGGGCATCATGCCGGGCTTCGGTCCGCACACCCGCGCGCTGTGCGTGTTCGAGGACGGGACCGAGGCGATCCCCGTGGTCCTGGACCCGGAGCTGGCCACGGCCCTGGCGCCGGGCGACCAGGTGCTGGTGGACCACCGCGCGACGGCGCTGCTGGGCCTGGACGGCGCGCGACCGCACGCGGGCGAAACGGTGCGCCTGGAGCGGACGCTCTCCGAAACCCTGGTCGAAGTCTCCAGCCGGGACGAGCGTCATGTCCTGCATTGCACGCGCCGGCTCGCTCGGCGGGTCGCCGCGGGCGAGGTCCGGCCCGGGGCGCTGCTGATCGCCAACCTGCGCCAGCGGGTGGCGTTCGCGGACCTGCCGGAATCCAACGAGTTTTCCTGGTTCAAATTCCTGGACCGCGCGCCCATCCCCGACATCGTCCCGGCGCGGGACATCGGCGGCCCGCCGGCCCTGATCGAGGAATGCCTGCAGCACCTGGACCAGGAACTGCGCGCCCCCGGGGTCCGCCGCCGCTACGGCCTTCCGCGCTCGGCCTTCCACCTGCTCGTCGGGCCGACGGGCACCGGCAAGACGCTGGCGATCCAGGCGATCCTGCGCGGGGCGGCCGAGCTCATGGCCCGGGCGCTCGGCGTGCCGCCGGCCCAGGTCCCGCCGCGCGTGATCCGGTTCCGGCCGGACCAGCTGTTGAGCCCCTGGCTCGGTACTTCGGACGCCAACGTGGCGCGCTGCTTCGACGAGATCGGCCAGCTCGCCCGCGCGCCCGTCCGGGGCGCGCACGGCACCGCCGTGCCGCTGCCGGTCATCGTCGTCGGCGAGGAAATCGAGGGACTCGGCCGGCACCGCGGCACGGACCACGACGGGGTCTATGACCGGATCCTCACAACGTTTCTTCAACGCCTGGACCCGTCGCGACCGGAGTTCCGCGACCACGCGATCCTGTGCCTCTTCACGAGCAACGCGCCGCACCTGCTGGACGCCGCGATGCTGCGGCGCTGCGGCATGCGGACGCACCGGTTCGGCCGCCTCGCCCGGCGCCGGGAGTTCCAGGCGGTCGCGGACACGCAGTTGAAGCGGGTGCCGCTGGCGGGCGCGGCGACGGCGGAGGAGCGGACGCGCGAAACCGTGCTCGAACTCGCCGGCTGGCTGTACGCGGCCGAGGACCCGGAGGCCGTGGCCGAACTCCAGTACGTGGGCTCGGGCGAAACGGTCCCGGTCCGGCGGCGGGACTTCCTGACGCCGGCGGTGGTCAACCGCGCCGTGATCCAGGCGTCCGAGGAAGCCTGCCGCCGGGAGGCGGCGGGCCTCGAACCGGCCGGCGTGACGGTCGAGGAACTGAAGGACGCGCTGGACCGGCAGGTCCGCGACCTGGCGGCGCAGTTGACCGAGCACAACGCCCGCGAACATCTCGATTTGCCGGACGGCCGCCGCGTGGGGGCGGTCCGGCGAATCCGCCCGCCCGTCGTGCCCCGGCACGCGGCGGTCCGGGCGACGGCAGAGACACACCCATAAAAGGAGAACGAAGATGGAAATGACACGGACCAGGGAACGGGGAACGGCGATCGCGGGGCTGCCGCTGTTCGGCGGCGACGACCCGGAACCGGCGGCGGGCATCGGGCTGACGATCCAGTCCGGACCGTTCAGCCAGCATGTCACGGTGCCGGCGGGAACGACGGTCGGTGAAATCCGCCGCCGCTTCGGCGTGCGGCTGCACATCGCGCCGGGCAGCGCGGCGCAACTGAACGGCGATCTCGCGGCGGACGAGGCCACCGTCCGCGCGGGCGAGTTCCTGACGTTTTACCCGCGCGCGGGGGAGAAGGGCGCGGCCTGACGCGGGGGGGACGAGACCATGGAGACGCTGACCATCTCGGGGACCGAGATCACGGCGCGCACGGCGGAAGGCCTGTCGGCCTCGATGCCGCTGCGCGAGTTCACGGCCGGCCTGCAGCCCGCGCGGACCGGCCTGGAGGAGGTCGTCTATCCCGACGGGGTCAAGCACGTCTGGACGCGGCACCCCATGGCCATCCTGCTCTACGAGCGCCCGCCGCAGGCGGTGCGGGTCCGGTGGATCGCGCCGGACTCGCCCGCCACCCACGGCTATGCCACCCGCTACCGCGAGTACAAGATCAGCCTGCCCTACCTGGTGATCTTTGCCGTCTTCGCGGTCCGCGACACCGAGGTCGGGCTCCGCCTGACGCAGCGGTGCGAGGTGTTCTTCCGCCGCGAGCCGCTGGCCAGCCTGGCGGACGAGCTGCTCTATCCCTGCCTGCTGAATGCCACGAAGCACAAGCCGCCCGACCGCGTGATCCCCTACTCCGCCGCCGACCCGCGCGCGGTCGCCGTGCCGGGCAAATGCCTGTCGTGGTTATGCTCCCAGCACCTTCCCCTGGCGCCGTTCGATCCGCTGCCGATGAACGCGCGCATCCGCGCAAGCCTGGCCGGGCTCGTCGAGCACCTGCTCTACTCCGGGTTCAACCGCAGCTCGGACAGCGGCACATGGCCCGGCGAGGAAGCGAGCTGGTTTACGATCTACCAGAAGCTGGGCGTGGACTCGCGGGTGGCCTCGCCCGAGGCCTGGGCGCAGGCCACGCGGGGGAACCCCGATTTCATTTTCGACGTGCCGTTTCTGCGGACGGGCTTCCCGGCCGGCGAGGTGGCCGAGCGGCTGTTCCGGGAGTTCAACGCGGCCGTCCCGCCGGCGGAGACCTCGCGGGACCTCGCGCGGCGGGTCTTCATCCGCGCGCCGGCCCGGCGGTTCAACTACCCGCACCGGATGTGGGCTTCGGAGGGCACCTGACATGAGCATTCCCGTCTACCTCAAGAAAGCGGAGGGCGAACCCGAGCCGGCCGAGGAGGTGTACTACCTGCTGACCGGCGACGGCCTGTTCCTGAACCGCCATACCCCGTTCTTCTCGTCGAGCGTTCCCGCGCCCGGCGGCCCGCCCGCCCTGCGCCGGCACCGGGCCTGGCTGGAAAACCGGTTCCCCACGATCCCGGGCGCGCTGCTGGAGACCGTCGTCGGATTCTTCGACCTCGTCTGCCGCCGCAACGCGAGCGAGGCCATTGTGCTGCTGACGTGGAACAGGCGGACTGGCTACGACGTGCTCGTCCCCGAGCAGCAGGCCACCGGCGGACAGTGGCTCGGGGGCCGGCCCGTCCCGCTGCGGATCGATTACCAGGTCCCCCCCCTCCCCGCCGGCGCACAACTGGTCGGCGACATCCACAGCCACGGCCCGCTGGGCGCCTTTGAAAGCCCGCTGGACCGGCAGGACCAGCGGCAGTTGGCGGGTCTCCACGTCGTCGTCGGGCACCTCGACCTGCTCCGCGAGCCGCCCGACCTCTTCGCCACGATCGCGGTGGACGAATTCGCGTTCGAGGTCCGG
This window harbors:
- a CDS encoding ThiF family adenylyltransferase encodes the protein MIARETSQPLAGPFDRTRRFPSIVGAPADPVSRLAALGVIVAGCGSVGLTLVLHLARLGIGRLLCIDGKKIKPESLLTHPVTAAELGRPKAEVAVALAERANLEVDARAFVGRLEQQSLYDLLGYDYLVAAVDHPRAELAAGAVSRALGIPLLRPAVHGETLTAQVQCFGNRAEADPCPGCLFGTRDWRDLDAGRRFACDGSELPPGTEAPTMSLPSLCSLAADLCAHQLLRDALALGQPVRDTAISYSALAHRALVGRLARAPDCRAAHRVLKPVKMRKPLAACTPADLLEAAALPAEAAYLAVDDDFVFVELAHCRCGRDLAPGRFTRQPDALPGCACGGLAAAVGIGTCREAPLRDWAARRAVPLAALGAAEARYAVLTAGPDGVLLHGPGKEHTT
- a CDS encoding AAA family ATPase — protein: MKKRDRTTLGDLFSLAPKETDAATRLEESIEEYEQRKEELRSGPARPAVFLGIMPGFGPHTRALCVFEDGTEAIPVVLDPELATALAPGDQVLVDHRATALLGLDGARPHAGETVRLERTLSETLVEVSSRDERHVLHCTRRLARRVAAGEVRPGALLIANLRQRVAFADLPESNEFSWFKFLDRAPIPDIVPARDIGGPPALIEECLQHLDQELRAPGVRRRYGLPRSAFHLLVGPTGTGKTLAIQAILRGAAELMARALGVPPAQVPPRVIRFRPDQLLSPWLGTSDANVARCFDEIGQLARAPVRGAHGTAVPLPVIVVGEEIEGLGRHRGTDHDGVYDRILTTFLQRLDPSRPEFRDHAILCLFTSNAPHLLDAAMLRRCGMRTHRFGRLARRREFQAVADTQLKRVPLAGAATAEERTRETVLELAGWLYAAEDPEAVAELQYVGSGETVPVRRRDFLTPAVVNRAVIQASEEACRREAAGLEPAGVTVEELKDALDRQVRDLAAQLTEHNAREHLDLPDGRRVGAVRRIRPPVVPRHAAVRATAETHP